In Candidatus Afararchaeum irisae, a genomic segment contains:
- the mtnA gene encoding S-methyl-5-thioribose-1-phosphate isomerase: protein MRTVDWNGERDCVEMVDQTQLPSEYTEYYAETVDELVESIEILRVRGAPALGAAGGFGVALSATRRAGEDRDIEGFKQKVRHDAERIAEARPTAVNLSKGVDEVLTVVEDADSVEDAVENAVDVSKRIADDDIETNKQIGRNGAELLDDGDTVMTHCNAGALATVDWGTALGVVYSAHSEGKEVDVIANETRPLNQGSRITTVELEERGVEVCLIPDNASGLVIQEGHVDAVVVGADRITVRGDTTTVFNKIGTYKHAVVADRHDVPFYVAAPTSTIDTETDAEDVEIEERNPDELRYIYGTQNAPEDIDVYNPAFDRTPGELVDAVVTEDGVFEPSEIEEYIDTTSTVY, encoded by the coding sequence ATGAGAACAGTCGACTGGAACGGCGAGAGAGACTGTGTCGAGATGGTCGACCAGACGCAGCTTCCGAGCGAGTACACGGAGTACTACGCGGAGACCGTCGACGAGCTCGTCGAGAGCATAGAGATTCTGCGTGTGAGAGGCGCGCCCGCACTCGGTGCCGCAGGCGGATTTGGAGTGGCTCTTTCGGCGACGAGACGGGCAGGGGAAGACAGAGACATAGAAGGTTTCAAACAGAAGGTGAGACATGACGCCGAGAGGATAGCCGAGGCGAGACCTACGGCTGTCAACCTCTCGAAAGGGGTCGACGAGGTTCTGACTGTCGTTGAGGACGCCGACTCAGTCGAAGACGCAGTAGAAAACGCCGTGGATGTCTCTAAACGTATCGCTGACGACGACATCGAGACTAACAAGCAGATAGGACGGAACGGCGCGGAGCTATTAGACGACGGTGACACTGTGATGACTCACTGTAACGCTGGTGCTCTCGCGACAGTCGACTGGGGAACCGCTCTCGGGGTAGTCTACTCGGCGCACAGCGAGGGTAAAGAGGTCGACGTCATAGCAAACGAGACACGTCCACTCAACCAGGGGTCACGTATCACGACAGTCGAACTCGAAGAGAGAGGGGTCGAAGTCTGTCTCATACCCGACAACGCTAGCGGTCTCGTTATTCAGGAGGGACACGTCGACGCCGTAGTAGTGGGTGCTGACAGGATAACCGTTAGAGGTGACACGACGACAGTCTTCAACAAGATAGGGACGTACAAACACGCTGTCGTAGCCGACAGACACGACGTCCCATTCTACGTCGCCGCGCCGACATCTACGATAGACACGGAGACAGACGCAGAAGACGTCGAGATAGAGGAACGCAACCCGGACGAGCTTCGTTATATCTACGGGACACAGAACGCCCCCGAGGACATCGACGTCTACAACCCCGCGTTCGACAGAACACCCGGTGA